Proteins encoded together in one Bradyrhizobium sp. PSBB068 window:
- a CDS encoding YARHG domain-containing protein yields MRWTLLAAGLLAILFAAPAAADKRVALVVGNSTYQNVSRLQNPKGDAQLVAETLQRLGFALVGGQAQVDLDKAGFDAAIQRFGSQLMGADVALFYYAGHGIQVRGTNYLVPVSANPTREADVDFQMVDVGLVLRQMEGAGTRLNIVVLDACRNNPFGGRGLRAADGGLAQIRAPEGTLLSYATQPGNVALDGDDGHSPYTRALVDTMQKPGLDVLQAFNQVGLVVKRATGSAQQPWVSTSPIDGSFYFAGNAPAQVATADPPATVIPPQQNLPPPSASPSAPQVARTQSDFIIPDSDSRLLSEIDLSALSKDDLRIARNEIFARRGRYFNAPDLTARFSRFAWYVPRSWDPPLNAVESANVALIDRFESGGGAPSGFIFPDSDRRLLTPADLRRLSRDELRIARNEIFARRGRYFDSADLKAYFSRFPWYAPNSWNPKLNAIEEANVALIDQVGKR; encoded by the coding sequence ATGCGCTGGACCCTTCTCGCCGCCGGATTGCTCGCCATCTTGTTCGCGGCGCCCGCGGCCGCCGACAAGCGCGTGGCGCTGGTGGTCGGCAATTCGACCTATCAGAACGTGTCGCGGCTGCAGAACCCGAAAGGCGACGCGCAGCTGGTGGCCGAGACGCTGCAGCGGCTGGGCTTTGCGCTGGTCGGCGGGCAGGCCCAGGTGGATCTGGACAAGGCCGGCTTCGATGCCGCGATCCAGCGCTTCGGCAGCCAGCTGATGGGCGCGGACGTCGCGCTGTTCTATTACGCCGGCCACGGCATCCAGGTTCGCGGCACGAACTATCTGGTGCCGGTGTCGGCCAATCCGACACGCGAGGCCGATGTCGATTTCCAGATGGTCGATGTCGGCCTGGTGCTGCGGCAGATGGAAGGCGCGGGCACGCGGCTCAACATCGTCGTCCTCGACGCCTGCCGGAACAATCCGTTCGGCGGGCGCGGCCTGCGCGCCGCCGACGGCGGCCTCGCCCAGATCCGCGCGCCCGAGGGCACGCTGTTGTCCTATGCGACCCAGCCCGGCAACGTCGCGCTGGACGGCGATGACGGCCACAGCCCCTACACGCGCGCGCTGGTCGACACCATGCAGAAGCCCGGGCTCGACGTGCTGCAGGCCTTCAATCAGGTCGGGCTCGTCGTCAAGCGCGCGACCGGCAGCGCGCAGCAGCCCTGGGTCTCGACCTCGCCGATCGACGGCTCGTTCTATTTCGCCGGCAATGCGCCGGCACAGGTCGCGACCGCCGATCCGCCGGCAACGGTGATTCCGCCGCAGCAGAACCTGCCGCCGCCAAGTGCGTCGCCGTCGGCGCCGCAAGTGGCGCGCACGCAATCGGACTTCATCATTCCGGATTCCGACAGCCGCCTGCTGTCGGAGATCGATCTCAGCGCGCTCAGCAAGGACGATCTGCGGATTGCCCGCAACGAGATCTTCGCGCGGCGCGGACGCTATTTCAACGCGCCGGACCTGACCGCGCGCTTCAGCAGGTTCGCCTGGTACGTCCCACGCTCATGGGATCCGCCGCTCAATGCGGTCGAGAGCGCCAATGTCGCGCTGATCGATCGCTTTGAATCCGGCGGCGGCGCACCAAGCGGATTCATCTTCCCGGATTCCGACCGGCGTCTGCTGACGCCGGCCGATCTGCGGCGGTTGTCGCGCGATGAATTGCGGATTGCCCGCAACGAGATCTTTGCCCGCAGGGGCCGCTATTTCGATTCCGCCGATCTCAAAGCGTATTTTTCGCGCTTCCCCTGGTATGCGCCGAACAGCTGGAATCCGAAGCTGAACGCGATCGAGGAGGCCAATGTCGCGCTGATCGATCAGGTCGGGAAACGCTGA
- a CDS encoding glycosyltransferase family 39 protein — translation MSTASILPAARRTTRRLTIRRIAAWIASRAIDPRASLWFVIGFALVHAFLWTLILVKLKAAQDVHMDVAEAYAWGQRFLLGYGKHPPLSGWIAGVWFRIFPVTNWSTYALAMATVSFALVVCWLIALRVVDRRRAFFMVVMLALYPIFNFKGFKYNADLAQLVPLPLLVLAYLNAFEKRSFKSGLWLGFAGMLALMTKYWGVTMIGAIGLAALIHPQRAQFLRSPAPWVAIGTMIVAMIPHLVWLEEVNFVPFTYAGDVYALSSRELNVQLVIGYIIHNLGLLAIPVVLGLVALLLGSVPWRPSDVLARIWSRRPNPAVNLPQAFNVWIIQAIVAIGPPLGALAFTVYIKTDWGIPLFFLVPLALVAIPSLRFPRMALFSIIAVWLVATIATLMAAPSIATQEIASNRTGGSTYAARSELARELTQTWQANFHSRWAVVIARSDIGEPMTFYSPDHPASLVPGEAWSSGLTSLDEARRLGFIGICDTTDPVFLQPCEAWMAEHAKDAEPLVMTTMRFFNGHPGPSTAWKVYLVPPAK, via the coding sequence ATGTCGACCGCTTCCATTCTTCCTGCCGCCCGGCGCACCACTCGCAGGCTGACGATCCGCCGGATCGCGGCCTGGATTGCCTCACGGGCCATCGATCCCAGAGCCAGCCTGTGGTTCGTGATCGGCTTCGCATTGGTCCACGCGTTTCTCTGGACGCTTATCCTGGTCAAGCTGAAGGCCGCGCAGGACGTCCATATGGACGTCGCGGAGGCCTATGCCTGGGGGCAGCGTTTCCTGCTCGGCTATGGCAAGCATCCGCCGCTGTCGGGCTGGATCGCCGGGGTCTGGTTCAGGATCTTCCCGGTCACCAACTGGTCGACCTATGCGCTTGCGATGGCGACCGTCAGCTTCGCGCTCGTGGTGTGCTGGCTGATCGCGCTGCGCGTCGTGGATCGGCGCCGCGCGTTCTTCATGGTGGTGATGCTCGCGCTCTACCCGATCTTCAACTTCAAGGGCTTCAAATACAATGCCGACCTCGCGCAGCTGGTGCCGCTGCCGCTGTTGGTGCTGGCCTATCTGAACGCGTTCGAGAAGCGCAGCTTCAAATCGGGTCTCTGGCTCGGCTTCGCCGGCATGCTGGCGCTGATGACCAAGTACTGGGGGGTGACGATGATCGGCGCCATCGGGCTTGCCGCGTTGATCCATCCGCAGCGGGCCCAGTTCCTGCGCTCGCCGGCGCCATGGGTTGCGATCGGCACGATGATCGTGGCGATGATTCCGCACCTGGTGTGGCTCGAGGAGGTGAACTTCGTGCCGTTCACCTATGCCGGCGACGTCTATGCGCTGTCGAGCCGCGAGCTCAACGTCCAGCTCGTGATCGGGTATATCATCCACAATCTCGGGCTGCTCGCGATTCCCGTCGTGCTGGGCCTCGTCGCGCTGCTGCTGGGCTCGGTGCCATGGCGGCCGTCGGACGTGCTGGCGCGGATCTGGTCGCGCAGACCCAATCCGGCCGTCAACCTTCCGCAGGCGTTCAACGTCTGGATCATCCAGGCGATCGTCGCGATCGGGCCGCCGCTCGGCGCGCTGGCATTCACCGTCTATATCAAGACCGACTGGGGCATTCCGCTGTTCTTCCTGGTGCCGCTGGCGCTGGTTGCGATCCCCTCGCTGCGTTTCCCCCGCATGGCGCTGTTCTCGATCATTGCGGTCTGGTTGGTGGCCACGATCGCGACGCTGATGGCCGCGCCCTCGATCGCCACGCAGGAGATCGCGTCCAACCGTACCGGCGGCTCGACCTACGCCGCGCGCTCCGAATTGGCGCGCGAGCTCACCCAGACCTGGCAGGCGAACTTCCATTCGCGCTGGGCCGTGGTCATCGCACGCTCGGACATCGGCGAGCCGATGACGTTCTACAGTCCGGATCATCCGGCATCGCTGGTGCCGGGCGAAGCATGGTCATCGGGGCTGACGTCGCTCGACGAAGCCAGGCGTCTCGGCTTCATCGGCATCTGCGACACCACCGATCCGGTGTTCCTGCAACCATGCGAGGCGTGGATGGCCGAGCATGCCAAGGATGCCGAGCCGCTGGTGATGACCACCATGCGCTTCTTCAACGGCCATCCCGGTCCGTCGACGGCGTGGAAAGTCTATCTGGTGCCGCCGGCGAAGTAG
- a CDS encoding PTS sugar transporter subunit IIA, with product MIGLVLVTHGRLADEFRAALEHVMGPQKQIEAITIGAEDDSDLCRSDIIEAVNRVDSGDGVAILTDMFGGTPSNLAISCMSRPKVEVLAGINLPMLVKLAKVREERSLPDAIAMAQEAGRKYVTIASRVLAGK from the coding sequence ATGATTGGTCTAGTGCTGGTGACCCATGGGCGCCTTGCCGACGAGTTCAGGGCGGCGCTCGAACACGTCATGGGTCCGCAGAAACAAATTGAAGCGATTACGATCGGTGCCGAGGACGATTCCGATCTCTGTCGAAGCGACATTATCGAGGCGGTGAACCGCGTCGATAGCGGCGACGGCGTTGCGATCCTCACCGACATGTTCGGCGGCACGCCGTCGAACCTCGCGATCTCCTGCATGAGCCGCCCGAAGGTGGAAGTGCTCGCGGGCATCAATCTTCCCATGCTGGTCAAGCTTGCCAAGGTTCGCGAGGAGCGTTCGCTGCCCGACGCGATCGCGATGGCGCAGGAAGCCGGCCGCAAATACGTCACCATCGCCAGCCGCGTTCTCGCAGGCAAATGA
- a CDS encoding HPr family phosphocarrier protein: MSDEAPGENHVGPGVPAGAISRELLIVNKRGLHARASAKFVQLVERFNAEVWVTRGGETVGGTSIMGLMMLAAGPGTTVVVSAKGEEAQQALDAIAELVASKFNEEGT; this comes from the coding sequence ATGAGCGACGAGGCCCCGGGCGAAAACCATGTCGGCCCGGGCGTGCCAGCGGGCGCCATTTCCCGTGAACTGTTGATCGTCAACAAGCGCGGCCTGCATGCGCGGGCATCCGCGAAATTCGTGCAGCTGGTCGAGCGCTTCAACGCCGAGGTCTGGGTCACGCGCGGCGGCGAGACCGTCGGCGGCACTTCGATCATGGGCCTCATGATGCTGGCCGCAGGGCCCGGCACCACCGTCGTTGTCTCCGCCAAGGGCGAAGAGGCGCAACAAGCGCTCGACGCCATCGCTGAACTCGTCGCCAGCAAGTTCAACGAGGAAGGCACGTAA
- a CDS encoding M15 family metallopeptidase → MAARGAACIVALLALLPPLAHAQSKSELLDRLVRAYPDALATHDDTTITWRDGTVMPVDDGVSDKPFDQMLRNASILDQMRLPYPLGPAAPPAVDVDPGRFRNEAFFKKMYGDCNTGEVKRNLVTITWLPKSWGKPVQVTRANGVAERLKQVSAEIDALDPALRAAAFPIAGVLSCRAVADTGRMSMHGYAAAIDLNLKVSDYWLWAGKGKTIPYKNRMPQEIVDIFERHGFIWGGRWYHYDTMHFEYRPELLEK, encoded by the coding sequence ATGGCCGCGCGAGGGGCGGCCTGCATCGTTGCCCTGCTGGCGCTGCTGCCGCCGCTTGCGCATGCTCAGAGCAAAAGCGAACTGCTCGACCGCCTGGTGCGCGCCTATCCCGATGCGCTCGCCACCCATGACGACACCACGATCACCTGGCGGGACGGCACGGTGATGCCGGTCGACGATGGCGTCTCCGACAAGCCGTTCGATCAGATGCTGCGCAATGCATCGATCCTCGACCAGATGCGGCTGCCCTATCCGTTGGGGCCGGCGGCGCCGCCGGCTGTGGATGTCGATCCCGGCCGCTTCCGCAACGAGGCCTTCTTCAAGAAGATGTATGGCGACTGCAACACCGGTGAGGTCAAGCGGAACCTGGTGACGATCACCTGGCTGCCGAAATCCTGGGGCAAGCCGGTTCAGGTCACACGGGCCAACGGCGTCGCCGAGCGGCTGAAGCAGGTCTCCGCCGAGATCGACGCGCTCGATCCGGCGCTGCGCGCCGCGGCGTTTCCGATCGCGGGTGTGCTATCTTGTCGCGCCGTCGCCGATACCGGGCGGATGAGCATGCATGGCTATGCCGCCGCGATCGACCTCAACCTGAAGGTCTCGGACTACTGGCTGTGGGCGGGCAAAGGTAAAACCATCCCCTACAAGAACCGGATGCCGCAAGAGATCGTCGACATCTTCGAGCGCCACGGCTTCATCTGGGGCGGCAGGTGGTATCACTACGATACCATGCATTTCGAGTACCGGCCTGAGCTTCTCGAGAAGTGA
- a CDS encoding HPr kinase/phosphatase C-terminal domain-containing protein, which produces MSDNSSVHASAVLVGERAVLIRGPSGAGKSRLAFDLILAGRTGALPPAILVGDDRVHLDTAGEQLWVRPVRQLAGLIEIRGLGIRHCPFADEAVLGLVVDLAAGDAERLPPPEALQARLNGVLIPRIPVAAGFQPLPLVVAALTTT; this is translated from the coding sequence ATGAGCGACAATTCAAGCGTGCACGCATCCGCCGTTCTGGTCGGCGAGCGTGCGGTGCTGATCCGCGGCCCGTCGGGCGCCGGCAAGTCGCGCCTGGCCTTCGATCTGATTCTCGCCGGGCGCACCGGAGCCCTGCCGCCGGCCATTTTGGTGGGGGATGACCGTGTCCATCTCGACACAGCCGGCGAACAATTGTGGGTGCGTCCGGTGCGGCAATTGGCCGGTCTGATCGAGATCCGGGGCCTCGGAATCCGCCATTGTCCGTTCGCGGACGAGGCCGTGCTCGGCCTGGTCGTCGACCTTGCCGCCGGAGATGCCGAGCGGCTGCCGCCCCCCGAGGCGCTCCAGGCTCGGCTTAATGGTGTTTTGATACCGCGAATTCCCGTTGCGGCAGGCTTCCAACCCCTGCCGCTGGTTGTCGCTGCGCTGACGACAACCTGA